One Malania oleifera isolate guangnan ecotype guangnan chromosome 10, ASM2987363v1, whole genome shotgun sequence genomic region harbors:
- the LOC131166918 gene encoding UDP-glucuronic acid decarboxylase 6-like, with protein MAKEVSNGGHNSATKPPPTPSPLRNSKFFQSNMRILITGGAGFIGSHLVDKLMENEKNEVIVADNYFTGSKDNLKKWIGHPRFELIRHDVTETLLVEVDQIYHLACPASPIFYKHNPVKTIKTNVIGTLNMLGLAKRVGARILLTSTSEVYGDPLVHPQNESYWGNVNPIGVRSCYDEGKRVAETLMFDYHRQHGIEIRIARIFNTYGPRMNIDDGRVVSNFIAQALRGESLTVQSPGTQTRSFCYVSDMVDGLIRLMEGEHTGPINIGNPGEFTMLELAETVKELINPEVEIAMVENTPDDPRQRKPDITKAKELLGWEPKIKLRDGLPLMEEDFSLRLGVPKNK; from the exons ATGGCTAAGGAAGTTTCAAACGGAGGCCACAATTCAGCAACAAAACCACCTCCGACACCATCCCCTCTGCGTAATTCCAAATTCTTTCAG TCCAATATGAGAATTTTGATTACCGGAGGAGCTGGTTTCATTGGATCACACCTTGTGGACAAATTGATGGAAAATGAGAAGAATGAG GTCATTGTTGCGGATAACTACTTCACTGGCTCAAAGGATAATTTAAAGAAATGGATTGGACATCCTAGATTTGAACTTATTCGTCATG ATGTCACTGAGACACTATTGGTTGAGGTTGATCAAATATACCATCTTGCTTGTCCTGCTTCACCAATTTTTTACAAGCACAATCCTGTAAAG ACAATAAAAACAAATGTAATTGGCACACTGAACATGTTGGGGCTTGCCAAGCGAGTTGGAGCAAG GATATTGCTCACATCAACTTCAGAGGTGTATGGAGATCCTCTTGTGCATCCCCAAAACGAAAGCTATTGGGGCAATGTCAACCCTATTG GTGTTAGGAGTTGCTATGATGAGGGAAAACGAGTAGCTGAGACATTGATGTTTGATTATCACAGACAACATGGGATAG AAATACGGATCGCTAGGATCTTCAATACTTATGGGCCCCGAATGAATATCGATGATGGCCGTGTTGTTAGCAATTTCATAGCTCAAGCACTTCG TGGTGAGTCCTTGACTGTTCAATCGCCTGGAACACAAACTCGGAGTTTTTGTTATGTATCAGACATG GTTGATGGCCTTATTCGACTGATGGAAGGAGAACACACTGGGCCAATCAACATTGGGAATCCAG GTGAATTTACAATGCTTGAACTTGCTGAGACCGTAAAGGAG CTGATCAACCCTGAGGTGGAAATCGCAATGGTGGAGAACACGCCAGATGATCCTCGCCAAAGAAAGCCAGACATCACGAAGGCTAAGGAGTTGTTGGGATGGGAACCGAAGATCAAGCTGCGGGATGGGCTTCCCCTTATGGAGGAAGATTTCAGTCTGAGGCTTGGAGTCCCAAAGAACAAGTGA